A genome region from Anolis carolinensis isolate JA03-04 chromosome 6, rAnoCar3.1.pri, whole genome shotgun sequence includes the following:
- the glrx5 gene encoding glutaredoxin-related protein 5, mitochondrial — protein MAMAGMSGAFCRLPAALGLLRGPRGWAFLARPWSQGAGEGAGGEGGGSKEAMERLVRAHPVVVFMKGSPAQPQCGFSNAVVQILRLHGVQDYQAYDVLQDPDLRQGIKNYSNWPTIPQVFLNGEFVGGCDILLQMHQSGDLVEELKKLGIRSALLDSEKDHGKK, from the exons ATGGCTATGGCCGGAATGAGCGGGGCCTTTTGCCGTCTGCCGGCGGCGCTGGGGCTGTTGCGGGGACCGCGGGGCTGGGCTTTCCTCGCCCGGCCGTGGAGCCAAGGCGCTGGAGAGGGGGCCGGAGGCGAGGGGGGCGGGTCGAAGGAGGCCATGGAGCGGCTGGTGCGCGCGCACCCGGTGGTGGTCTTCATGAAGGGCAGCCCGGCCCAGCCCCAGTGCGGCTTCAGCAACGCCGTGGTGCAGATTCTGCGCCTTCACGGCGTCCAGGACTACCAGGCTTACGACGTCCTCCAGGATCCCGACCTTCGCCAAG gAATTAAGAACTATTCCAACTGGCCTACTATACCTCAAGTCTTCCTTAATGGTGAATTTGTGGGAGGCTGTGACATACTTCTCCAGATGCATCAAAGTGGCGATCTAGTGGAAGAACTTAAAAAACTGGGAATTCGCTCGGCCTTGCTGGATTCAGAAAAAGATCatggcaaaaaataa